In the Paramisgurnus dabryanus chromosome 5, PD_genome_1.1, whole genome shotgun sequence genome, one interval contains:
- the hs3st1l2 gene encoding heparan sulfate (glucosamine) 3-O-sulfotransferase 1-like 2 has product MLWTLILALILLLLLQAQLLVCLHELRASLTSITSATTSGTSTTTALQRLPGAIIIGVRKGGTRALLEMLNLHPDVEVAKNEVHYFNVDENFSKGLDWYRAQMPLTLPGQLTVEKTPGYFTAPPAPRRIWAMNPAMKLLLIVRDPAERLVSDYTQVLHNRLQQNKPYQPLEDLLLSQEHINPNYKALKRSFYYQHLARWLELFPREQIHIVDGEALIQDPFPELQKAERFLDLPPQIKPNNFYFNATKGFYCMLSAGHDKCLDESKGRPHAPLSNDAFQKLCRYLRVPNQIFFRMVGQKFNWC; this is encoded by the coding sequence ATGTTGTGGACACTCATCCTGGCTTTGATCCTCTTGCTACTGCTCCAAGCTCAGCTACTTGTTTGTCTACACGAACTCCGTGCCTCTCTAACCTCTATCACTTCAGCGACCACTTCTGGAACCTCTACCACCACTGCCCTGCAACGTCTGCCGGGAGCCATCATCATCGGTGTCCGCAAGGGAGGCACCAGGGCCCTTCTGGAGATGCTCAACCTCCACCCAGATGTTGAGGTAGCAAAAAACGAGGTCCATTACTTTAACGTGGACGAAAACTTTAGTAAAGGTTTAGATTGGTACCGTGCCCAGATGCCTCTCACCCTCCCCGGGCAGCTGACAGTGGAAAAGACCCCTGGCTACTTTACAGCACCACCTGCCCCAAGAAGGATATGGGCCATGAATCCAGCTATGAAACTGCTGCTGATTGTTCGTGACCCGGCTGAGAGACTCGTCTCAGACTATACACAGGTTCTGCACAACCGACTTCAGCAGAATAAGCCATATCAACCACTGGAAGATCTGTTACTATCACAAGAACATATCAACCCTAACTACAAAGCCCTTAAACGAAGCTTCTACTACCAGCACCTGGCCAGATGGTTGGAGCTTTTTCCCAGGGAGCAAATCCACATAGTGGATGGAGAGGCTCTGATCCAGGATCCTTTTCCCGAGCTGCAGAAGGCTGAGAGATTTTTGGACCTTCCACCTCAGATAAAGCCAAATAATTTCTATTTCAATGCCACAAAGGGCTTTTATTGTATGCTGTCGGCTGGACATGACAAGTGCCTGGATGAGTCGAAGGGAAGGCCACACGCTCCGCTCAGTAACGACGCATTTCAGAAGCTCTGCCGCTATCTGAGAGTTccaaaccaaatatttttcagaATGGTGGGGCAGAAGTTTAACTGGTGCTAA